A stretch of the Azorhizobium caulinodans ORS 571 genome encodes the following:
- a CDS encoding ABC transporter permease, translated as MSLANDHPGAAPPEGLAIATELPDILKARKPRTGFIGFLRRHPTIAIGGALLLVLIFIAVFAPYLGTVDPSALSPARRTRAPSAQYWFGTDMLGRDIYSRVLYGTRVSLIVGFAVAFFASLGGLAIGLIAGYVRWLDSLVMRVMDSLMSIPPILLAVSLMAITRGSVGNVILAITVAEIPRVSRLVRGVVLSLREQPYVDGAIASGTRTPMIILRHILPNTLAPMTVQATYICGSAMIVEAILSFIGAGTPPNIPSWGNIMAEGRALWQVKPFIVFFPAAFLSVTVLAVNLMGDGLRDMLDPRQAKGV; from the coding sequence TTGAGCCTCGCCAATGATCATCCGGGCGCGGCCCCGCCGGAAGGCCTCGCCATCGCCACCGAACTGCCGGACATCCTCAAGGCGCGCAAGCCGCGCACGGGGTTCATCGGCTTCCTGCGCCGCCACCCCACCATCGCCATCGGCGGCGCGCTGCTGCTGGTGCTCATCTTCATCGCCGTCTTCGCGCCCTATCTCGGCACGGTGGACCCGAGCGCGCTCTCCCCGGCCCGCCGCACCCGCGCGCCGTCCGCTCAATACTGGTTCGGCACGGACATGCTGGGGCGCGACATCTATTCGCGCGTGCTCTACGGCACCCGCGTCTCGCTGATCGTCGGCTTTGCGGTGGCCTTCTTCGCCTCGCTCGGGGGGCTCGCCATCGGCCTCATCGCCGGCTATGTGCGCTGGCTGGACAGCCTTGTGATGCGGGTGATGGACAGCCTCATGTCCATTCCGCCCATCCTGCTCGCCGTCTCGCTCATGGCCATCACGCGCGGCAGCGTGGGCAACGTCATCCTTGCCATCACGGTGGCGGAAATCCCGCGCGTGTCGCGCCTCGTGCGCGGCGTGGTGCTGTCGCTCCGCGAGCAGCCCTATGTGGACGGGGCGATCGCGTCTGGCACGCGCACGCCCATGATCATCCTGCGCCACATCCTCCCCAACACGCTGGCGCCCATGACCGTGCAGGCCACCTATATCTGCGGCAGCGCCATGATCGTGGAGGCCATCCTCTCCTTCATCGGCGCCGGCACGCCACCCAACATCCCCTCCTGGGGCAACATCATGGCCGAGGGCCGGGCGCTGTGGCAGGTGAAGCCGTTCATCGTCTTCTTCCCCGCAGCGTTCCTGTCCGTGACCGTGCTCGCCGTGAACCTCATGGGCGACGGCCTGCGCGACATGCTCGACCCACGTCAGGCGAAGGGGGTATGA
- a CDS encoding ABC transporter permease — protein sequence MLGYILRRTLSTIPVMAMVGLFVFSLLYIAPGDPAAVIAGDQASPADIARIRANLGLDRPFLVQFGEWAWRTLHADLGTSIFTNLPVTQMIGQRIEPTVSLMLVTLIFAIIIAVPMGVVAAWKAGTWVDRAIMTFAVLGFSVPVFVIGYVLAYTFALQLDWFPVQGYTPIAEGIGPWLSNLVLPAISLGCVYIALIARITRASMLEVLAQDYVRTAKAKGLGQGGVLFIHALKNAAVPIVTVIGIGIALLIGGAVVTESVFAIPGLGRLTVDAILRRDYPVIQGVVLLFSFVYVLVNLIIDILYTFLDPRIRY from the coding sequence ATGCTCGGTTACATCCTGCGGCGCACGCTCTCGACCATCCCCGTCATGGCGATGGTCGGGCTGTTCGTGTTCAGCCTGCTCTACATCGCACCCGGCGATCCCGCCGCGGTGATCGCCGGCGACCAGGCGTCGCCGGCGGACATCGCCCGCATCCGCGCCAACCTCGGTCTCGACCGGCCCTTCCTCGTGCAGTTCGGCGAATGGGCGTGGCGCACGCTGCATGCGGACCTCGGAACTTCCATCTTCACCAACCTGCCGGTTACGCAGATGATCGGCCAGCGCATCGAGCCCACGGTCTCGCTGATGCTGGTGACGCTCATCTTCGCCATCATCATCGCCGTCCCCATGGGCGTCGTGGCGGCCTGGAAGGCGGGCACGTGGGTGGACCGGGCGATCATGACCTTCGCGGTGCTCGGGTTCTCGGTGCCCGTCTTCGTCATCGGCTATGTGCTGGCCTACACCTTCGCGCTCCAGCTCGACTGGTTTCCCGTGCAGGGCTATACGCCCATCGCGGAGGGCATCGGGCCGTGGCTCTCCAATCTGGTGCTGCCGGCCATCTCGCTCGGCTGCGTCTACATCGCGCTCATCGCCCGCATCACCCGCGCTTCCATGCTGGAGGTGCTGGCGCAGGATTATGTGCGTACGGCGAAGGCCAAGGGCCTTGGACAGGGCGGCGTGCTTTTCATCCACGCGCTCAAGAATGCAGCGGTGCCCATCGTCACCGTCATCGGCATCGGCATCGCGCTGCTCATCGGCGGCGCGGTGGTGACGGAGAGCGTCTTCGCCATCCCGGGCCTCGGGCGCCTCACGGTGGATGCCATCCTGCGCCGCGATTATCCGGTCATCCAGGGCGTCGTGCTGCTGTTCAGCTTCGTCTACGTCCTCGTGAACCTGATCATCGACATCCTCTACACCTTCCTTGATCCGAGGATCCGCTATTGA
- a CDS encoding ABC transporter substrate-binding protein — protein MDRRTFLKGAAGAGSLAMSGGFAMPALAQGAAKTLRFVPQANLANFDPIWGTQYVVRNASVLVWDTLYGLDANQKPQRQMVESEEVSADGLTWTFKLRPGLKFHDGEKVLAKDVVASLTRWSARDPMGIMLKNIQKELVAVDDNTFRWVLSKPYPKMLLALGKTNAPIAFIMPERIAQTDPFKQITEYVGSGPTKFLKNEWVPGAKAVFERFADYVPRNEPASWISGGKKMLVDRIEWVVMPDPATAAAALQNGEVDWWEQPLSDLVPLLKKNKNLNVDIGDPLGNVGSFRMNHIQPPFDNPKVRRAVLMALSQEDYMRAVVGDDEALWKTLPGFFTPGTPLYTEEGGEILKGKRDLDAAKKLLAESGYKGEPVVCVVAQDQPITKAQGDVTVDLLKKLGMNVDFVATDWGTVGSRRALKTPPTQGGWSMFHTWHAGSDCVNPAAYPAIRANGDKAWFGWPESPAVEAEVVSWFDAKDLNEEKAAIGRLNKAALENVTYAPTGFFLTYTAWNKKVTGVTKGPIPTFWGVAKSA, from the coding sequence ATGGACCGCAGGACATTCTTGAAGGGCGCCGCCGGTGCCGGTTCGCTGGCGATGAGCGGCGGGTTCGCAATGCCCGCGCTCGCCCAGGGCGCCGCCAAGACGCTGCGCTTCGTGCCGCAGGCGAACCTTGCCAATTTCGACCCCATCTGGGGCACGCAATATGTGGTGCGCAACGCCTCCGTGCTGGTGTGGGACACGCTTTACGGCCTTGATGCCAACCAGAAGCCCCAACGCCAGATGGTGGAGAGCGAGGAAGTCTCCGCCGACGGCCTGACCTGGACCTTCAAGCTGCGCCCCGGCCTGAAATTCCATGACGGGGAGAAGGTGCTGGCCAAGGACGTGGTGGCGAGCCTCACCCGCTGGTCCGCGCGCGACCCCATGGGCATCATGCTCAAGAACATCCAGAAGGAACTGGTGGCGGTCGACGACAACACCTTCCGCTGGGTGCTTTCCAAGCCCTATCCGAAGATGCTGCTGGCGCTGGGCAAGACCAACGCCCCCATCGCCTTCATCATGCCGGAGCGGATCGCGCAGACCGATCCCTTCAAGCAGATCACGGAATATGTGGGCTCCGGGCCCACCAAGTTCCTGAAGAACGAATGGGTGCCGGGCGCCAAGGCGGTGTTCGAGCGCTTCGCCGATTATGTGCCGCGCAATGAGCCCGCCTCGTGGATTTCCGGCGGCAAGAAGATGCTGGTGGACCGCATCGAGTGGGTGGTGATGCCCGACCCGGCGACCGCCGCCGCTGCCCTTCAGAACGGCGAGGTGGACTGGTGGGAGCAGCCGCTCTCCGACCTCGTCCCGCTTCTCAAGAAGAACAAGAACCTCAACGTCGACATCGGCGACCCGCTGGGCAATGTCGGCTCGTTCCGCATGAACCACATCCAGCCGCCCTTCGACAATCCGAAGGTGCGCCGCGCCGTGCTCATGGCCTTGAGCCAGGAAGACTACATGCGCGCGGTCGTTGGCGACGATGAGGCGCTGTGGAAGACCCTGCCCGGCTTCTTCACCCCCGGCACGCCCCTCTACACGGAGGAAGGCGGCGAGATCCTGAAGGGCAAGCGCGACCTCGACGCCGCCAAGAAGCTGCTGGCCGAGAGCGGCTACAAGGGCGAGCCGGTGGTGTGCGTGGTGGCGCAGGACCAGCCCATCACCAAGGCGCAGGGCGACGTGACAGTCGATCTTCTGAAGAAGCTCGGCATGAATGTGGACTTCGTCGCCACCGACTGGGGCACGGTCGGCTCCCGCCGCGCGCTCAAGACCCCGCCGACGCAGGGCGGCTGGAGCATGTTCCACACCTGGCATGCGGGCTCGGACTGCGTGAACCCCGCCGCCTATCCCGCCATCCGCGCCAATGGCGACAAGGCGTGGTTCGGCTGGCCGGAAAGCCCGGCGGTGGAAGCCGAGGTGGTGTCGTGGTTCGACGCCAAGGACCTCAATGAGGAGAAGGCCGCCATTGGCCGCCTCAACAAGGCCGCGCTGGAGAACGTGACCTATGCGCCCACCGGCTTCTTCCTCACCTATACGGCGTGGAACAAGAAGGTGACGGGCGTGACCAAGGGCCCGATCCCGACCTTCTGGGGCGTCGCAAAGTCCGCCTGA
- a CDS encoding N-carbamoyl-D-amino-acid hydrolase encodes MSRILTVAAAQLGPIQRADTRASVVRRLCDLLRQAAGHGCDLVVFPELALTTFFPRWYTEDQTEIDAFFETALPSAETAPLFALAGALKVGFCLGYAELVEEDGRLRRFNTSVIVDKSGEIVLKYRKIHLPGHAEHEPWRAFQHLEKRYFEVGNLNWPVRRIMGGVLGMAICNDRRWPETYRVMGLKGVEMVLIGYNTPRHNPPAPDHDRLSEFHNQLSMQAGAYQNGTWVVGAAKCGVEEGCEMIGASSIIAPSGQIVAQALTQDDELVLARCDLDMCASYKETTFNFAKHRQPEAYRLIVEQTGAIAPE; translated from the coding sequence GTGTCCCGTATCCTGACCGTCGCTGCCGCCCAGTTGGGTCCCATCCAGCGTGCGGATACGCGCGCTTCCGTCGTGCGGCGCCTCTGCGACCTGCTGCGGCAGGCCGCCGGGCATGGCTGCGATCTCGTGGTCTTCCCGGAACTCGCGCTCACCACCTTCTTTCCGCGCTGGTATACGGAAGACCAGACTGAGATCGACGCCTTCTTCGAAACCGCACTTCCTTCGGCCGAGACGGCTCCTCTCTTTGCGCTCGCCGGTGCGCTGAAAGTGGGCTTCTGCCTCGGCTACGCGGAACTGGTGGAGGAAGACGGCCGGCTGCGACGCTTCAACACCTCGGTCATCGTCGACAAGTCGGGCGAGATCGTTCTCAAATATCGAAAGATTCATCTGCCCGGCCATGCCGAGCACGAACCTTGGCGCGCCTTCCAGCATCTGGAGAAGCGCTATTTCGAGGTTGGGAACCTGAATTGGCCGGTCCGCCGCATCATGGGCGGCGTGCTCGGCATGGCCATCTGCAACGACCGGCGCTGGCCCGAGACCTATCGCGTGATGGGCCTCAAGGGCGTTGAGATGGTGCTCATCGGCTACAACACGCCGCGCCACAATCCACCCGCCCCCGACCACGACCGGCTCTCCGAGTTTCACAACCAGCTCTCCATGCAGGCCGGCGCCTACCAGAACGGCACGTGGGTGGTGGGCGCGGCCAAATGCGGCGTGGAGGAAGGCTGCGAGATGATCGGCGCCTCCTCGATCATTGCCCCGTCCGGCCAGATCGTGGCGCAGGCACTGACGCAGGACGATGAACTGGTGCTCGCCCGCTGCGACCTCGACATGTGCGCCTCCTACAAGGAGACCACCTTCAATTTCGCCAAGCACCGGCAGCCGGAGGCCTATCGGCTGATCGTCGAACAGACGGGCGCCATCGCGCCCGAATGA
- a CDS encoding threonine aldolase family protein: MSQDRQSLEQQQSQPQQFASDNYAGICPEAWAAMAEANEGSAVAYGDDDWTHRASDAFRALFQTNCEVFFAFNGTAANSLALASLCQSYHSVICAASAHVETDECGAPEFFSNGSKLLVATTDGGKLTPDAVLALATGRSDIHYPKPRAVTITQPTETGQVYTLDEIAALSATCRDLGLRLHMDGARFANACAALGCSPAEMTWKVGVDVLCFGGTKNGMAVGEAILFFDRALALDFDYRCKQAGQLASKMRFLSAPWVGVLESGAWLRNAAHGNACARRLAAAIADVSGIEPMFPVEANAVFLRAPEAVLQGLRENGWRFYTFIGGGARFMFAWDADLARVDQLAADIRAIAA, translated from the coding sequence GTGAGCCAGGACCGCCAGAGCCTAGAGCAGCAGCAAAGCCAGCCCCAGCAATTCGCCAGCGACAATTATGCCGGCATCTGTCCGGAGGCGTGGGCGGCCATGGCCGAGGCCAATGAGGGGTCCGCCGTCGCCTATGGCGACGATGACTGGACCCATCGCGCATCCGATGCCTTCCGGGCCCTGTTCCAGACCAATTGCGAGGTCTTCTTCGCCTTCAATGGCACAGCGGCCAATTCGCTGGCGCTGGCCTCGCTCTGTCAGTCGTATCACAGTGTCATCTGCGCGGCCTCGGCCCATGTGGAGACGGACGAATGCGGCGCGCCCGAATTCTTCTCCAACGGTTCCAAGCTGCTGGTGGCGACCACCGACGGAGGCAAGCTGACGCCGGATGCGGTGCTTGCGCTCGCCACGGGCCGCTCGGACATCCATTATCCAAAGCCCCGCGCCGTCACCATCACCCAGCCCACCGAGACCGGCCAAGTCTATACGCTGGATGAGATCGCGGCCCTTTCCGCCACCTGCCGCGACCTTGGCCTGCGTCTGCACATGGACGGCGCGCGGTTTGCCAATGCGTGTGCGGCGCTCGGCTGCTCGCCGGCGGAGATGACCTGGAAGGTGGGGGTCGACGTGCTGTGCTTCGGTGGCACCAAGAACGGCATGGCGGTGGGCGAGGCGATCCTGTTCTTCGATCGCGCGCTGGCCCTCGATTTCGACTATCGCTGCAAGCAGGCGGGCCAGCTCGCCTCCAAGATGCGCTTCCTCTCCGCCCCCTGGGTGGGTGTTCTGGAGAGCGGGGCGTGGCTGCGCAATGCCGCGCACGGCAATGCCTGCGCCCGGCGCCTTGCCGCCGCCATCGCGGATGTGTCCGGCATCGAGCCCATGTTCCCGGTGGAGGCCAATGCCGTCTTCCTGCGCGCGCCGGAGGCGGTTCTTCAGGGGCTGCGGGAGAATGGGTGGCGCTTCTACACCTTCATCGGCGGTGGCGCGCGCTTCATGTTCGCCTGGGACGCTGATCTCGCGCGGGTCGATCAACTGGCGGCCGACATCCGCGCGATCGCGGCCTGA
- a CDS encoding amidohydrolase/deacetylase family metallohydrolase produces the protein MAFDLILRGGHVIDPSQNIDAVMDVAFTDGKVAKVGKNLKATATTDVRDVSGYIVSPGLIDLHTHVYWGGTSLGIDAEEFCRLSGVTTAVDTGSAGPGNFAGFRKHVIEPSQVRILAYLHVSHAGIYGFSQRVMVGESEEMRLMNPIDAVKVADANRDVIVGIKVRVGAHASGTSGIAPLDIALQVAEETGLPLMAHIDHPPPSYEEVVERLRGGDVLTHCFRPFPNSPATAQGTVKPCVLRARERGVIFDIGHGKGSFAFKTARAMLANGFPPDTISSDVHALCIEGPAFDQVTTMSKFLMLGMPLQEVIARSTVNAAMALKRPELGSLKAGSAGDATILKVREGRFDYVDVVGEHLIGDRKIASEGVVLAGKWWHPKRSQRFKKQVAS, from the coding sequence ATGGCTTTTGATCTGATCCTGCGCGGTGGTCACGTGATCGACCCCTCGCAGAATATCGACGCGGTGATGGATGTGGCCTTCACCGACGGCAAGGTGGCGAAGGTTGGCAAGAACCTGAAGGCCACGGCCACCACGGACGTGCGCGACGTCTCCGGCTATATCGTCTCGCCGGGCCTCATTGACCTGCATACCCATGTCTATTGGGGCGGTACGTCGCTCGGCATCGATGCGGAAGAGTTCTGCCGCCTCTCCGGCGTCACCACGGCGGTCGATACGGGCAGCGCGGGCCCCGGCAACTTCGCCGGCTTCCGCAAGCATGTGATCGAGCCGAGCCAGGTGCGCATCCTCGCCTATCTGCACGTCTCGCACGCCGGCATCTACGGCTTCTCCCAGCGCGTTATGGTGGGGGAGAGCGAGGAAATGCGCCTCATGAACCCCATCGACGCGGTGAAGGTGGCCGACGCCAACCGCGACGTGATCGTGGGCATCAAGGTGCGCGTCGGCGCCCACGCCTCCGGCACTTCGGGCATCGCGCCCCTCGATATCGCGCTTCAGGTGGCGGAAGAGACCGGGCTGCCGCTCATGGCCCACATCGACCACCCGCCGCCGAGCTATGAGGAGGTGGTGGAGCGCCTGCGCGGTGGTGACGTGCTCACTCACTGCTTCCGCCCCTTCCCCAATTCCCCGGCCACCGCGCAGGGCACGGTGAAGCCGTGCGTGCTGCGCGCCCGCGAGCGCGGCGTCATCTTCGACATCGGCCACGGCAAGGGCTCCTTCGCCTTCAAGACCGCCCGCGCCATGCTGGCCAACGGCTTCCCGCCGGACACTATTTCCTCCGACGTACATGCGCTGTGCATCGAGGGCCCGGCCTTCGATCAGGTCACCACCATGTCGAAGTTCCTGATGCTCGGCATGCCGCTTCAGGAGGTCATCGCCCGCTCCACCGTGAATGCCGCCATGGCGCTGAAGCGGCCGGAGCTCGGCTCGCTGAAGGCCGGCAGCGCGGGCGATGCCACCATCCTGAAGGTGCGCGAGGGTCGGTTCGATTATGTGGACGTGGTGGGCGAGCACCTGATCGGCGACAGGAAGATCGCCTCCGAAGGCGTCGTCCTGGCCGGCAAGTGGTGGCACCCCAAGCGCTCGCAGCGCTTCAAGAAGCAGGTCGCCTCCTGA
- a CDS encoding ABC transporter ATP-binding protein — protein MALLEVENLQVHFRTPGGVNRAVNGVSFHVEEGETLAIVGESGCGKSVTSMSMLRLIPEPPGKIAGAVRFAGRDLLKLSDKEMRAIRGNEISMIFQEPMTSLNPVLTVGRQIGETLRLHQGLDATAAEAKAVEMLSLVGIPAPERRVKEYPHQLSGGMRQRVMIAIALACNPRLLIADEPTTALDVTIQAQILDLMRDLKSRVGAAIVLITHDLGVVAEVAERVMVMYAGRKVEEAPVRELFANPRHPYTRGLLGAVPKLGSSLQGETSRLAEIPGQVPSLTKPIQGCVFAGRCAIATDVCRTWAPALEWKAPRHAAACHYAPKEAAAA, from the coding sequence ATGGCCCTGCTCGAAGTCGAGAACCTCCAGGTCCACTTCCGCACGCCGGGCGGCGTCAATCGCGCGGTCAATGGCGTGTCCTTCCATGTGGAGGAAGGCGAGACGCTGGCCATCGTGGGCGAAAGCGGCTGCGGCAAGTCCGTCACCTCCATGTCCATGCTGCGGCTCATTCCCGAGCCGCCGGGCAAGATCGCGGGCGCGGTGCGCTTCGCCGGCCGCGACCTGCTGAAGCTCTCCGACAAGGAGATGCGGGCCATCCGGGGCAACGAGATCTCCATGATCTTCCAGGAGCCCATGACGAGCCTTAATCCGGTGCTCACCGTGGGCCGCCAGATCGGCGAGACGCTGCGCCTCCATCAGGGTCTTGATGCCACTGCCGCCGAGGCCAAGGCGGTGGAGATGCTGAGCCTCGTGGGCATTCCCGCGCCCGAGCGGCGGGTGAAGGAATATCCCCACCAGCTCTCGGGCGGGATGCGCCAGCGGGTGATGATCGCCATCGCGCTGGCCTGCAATCCGCGCCTGCTGATCGCGGACGAGCCCACGACCGCACTGGACGTGACCATTCAGGCGCAGATCCTCGATCTGATGCGGGATCTCAAGTCCCGCGTCGGCGCGGCCATCGTGCTCATCACGCACGATCTTGGCGTGGTGGCCGAGGTGGCCGAGCGGGTCATGGTCATGTATGCGGGCCGCAAGGTGGAAGAGGCGCCGGTGCGCGAGCTCTTCGCCAATCCGCGCCATCCCTATACGCGCGGCCTTTTGGGCGCCGTGCCGAAGCTCGGTTCCTCGCTTCAGGGCGAGACCTCGCGCCTTGCGGAAATCCCCGGTCAGGTGCCGAGCCTCACCAAGCCCATTCAGGGCTGCGTCTTCGCGGGCCGCTGCGCCATCGCTACGGACGTGTGCCGCACATGGGCGCCGGCTCTGGAATGGAAGGCCCCGCGCCACGCCGCCGCCTGCCACTATGCCCCGAAGGAGGCTGCCGCCGCATGA
- a CDS encoding helix-turn-helix domain-containing protein, translated as MTGRQNGADTVSTQLGECLKAARQARKLTLKQVAERTGLSLSTLSKVENHQMSLTYDKLLQLTNGLGIAIAELFHSAADRAPTAPQMVTARRSISRAKDGDVIDTRTYSYAYKCTDLMSKAMVPITGELRARTLAEFGPLIRHPGEEYVYVTAGRVEVHTEYYAPEILETGDSLYIDSSMGHAYLNAGEDPARIVCVCTAESPDLYQQLRQMALREA; from the coding sequence ATGACCGGGCGACAGAACGGGGCGGACACGGTCTCGACCCAGCTCGGCGAGTGCCTCAAGGCGGCGCGGCAGGCGCGCAAGCTCACGCTGAAGCAGGTGGCGGAGCGGACGGGGCTCTCCCTTTCGACCCTCTCAAAGGTCGAGAACCACCAGATGTCGCTCACCTATGACAAGCTGTTGCAACTGACCAACGGGCTCGGCATCGCCATCGCTGAGCTGTTTCACTCGGCGGCAGACAGGGCCCCGACCGCGCCCCAGATGGTGACCGCGCGCCGCAGCATCAGCCGCGCGAAGGACGGCGACGTCATCGACACGCGCACCTATTCCTATGCCTATAAATGCACCGACCTCATGTCGAAGGCGATGGTGCCCATCACCGGAGAACTGCGCGCCCGCACGCTGGCGGAATTCGGCCCGCTCATCCGCCATCCGGGCGAGGAATATGTCTATGTGACCGCCGGCCGGGTGGAGGTGCACACGGAATATTATGCGCCCGAGATCCTGGAGACCGGCGACAGCCTCTATATCGACAGCTCCATGGGCCACGCTTATCTCAACGCGGGCGAGGATCCGGCCCGCATCGTCTGTGTTTGCACGGCGGAATCGCCGGACCTCTATCAGCAGTTGCGGCAGATGGCGCTGCGGGAGGCCTGA
- a CDS encoding ABC transporter ATP-binding protein, with amino-acid sequence MKPPLLEVNDLKKHYRIAGGLFGGKPSFVYAVDGVSFTVDRGETLSLVGESGCGKSTVGRAVLRLFDITSGQVVLDGQRMDDASKDALRAFRRRVQVVFQDPFSSLNPRMKVRDILAEPIHNFGLASSSADVEARVGKLMDLVGLPREAVKRFPHEFSGGQRQRICIARALAAEPELIVCDEAVSALDVSVKAQIVNLLQDIQRELGLALLFISHDLAVVEHMTHRVAVMYLGKLVEVAPKRELFGRPRHPYTQALLSAVPQPEPGAKRERIILKGDVPSPVNPPKGCRFHTRCPYAFERCTKEEPELRLGDNEHWAACHLNDRPDAENPLTAASH; translated from the coding sequence ATGAAGCCCCCTCTTTTGGAGGTGAACGACCTCAAGAAGCATTACCGCATCGCGGGCGGCCTGTTCGGCGGCAAGCCCTCCTTCGTCTATGCGGTGGATGGTGTCTCCTTCACGGTGGATCGTGGCGAGACGCTCTCTCTGGTGGGCGAGAGCGGCTGCGGCAAATCCACGGTGGGGCGCGCGGTGCTGCGCCTGTTCGACATCACGTCCGGCCAGGTGGTGCTGGACGGGCAGCGCATGGACGACGCCTCCAAGGACGCCCTGCGCGCCTTCCGCCGCCGGGTGCAGGTGGTGTTCCAGGACCCCTTCTCCAGCCTCAATCCACGCATGAAGGTGAGGGACATCCTCGCCGAGCCCATCCACAACTTCGGCCTCGCCTCGTCCTCCGCCGATGTGGAGGCGCGGGTGGGCAAGCTGATGGATCTGGTGGGCCTGCCGCGCGAGGCGGTGAAGCGCTTCCCGCACGAATTCTCCGGCGGCCAGCGCCAGCGCATCTGCATCGCCCGCGCGCTCGCCGCTGAACCGGAGCTCATCGTCTGCGACGAGGCCGTCTCGGCCCTCGACGTCTCGGTCAAGGCGCAGATCGTCAATCTCTTGCAGGACATCCAGCGCGAGCTCGGGCTGGCGCTTCTGTTCATCAGCCACGATCTGGCGGTGGTGGAGCACATGACCCACCGCGTGGCGGTGATGTATCTGGGCAAGCTGGTGGAGGTGGCGCCCAAGCGGGAATTGTTCGGGCGCCCGCGCCATCCCTATACGCAGGCCCTGCTCTCCGCCGTGCCGCAGCCCGAGCCCGGCGCCAAGCGGGAACGCATCATCCTGAAAGGCGACGTGCCGAGCCCGGTGAACCCGCCCAAGGGCTGCCGCTTCCACACCCGCTGCCCCTATGCCTTCGAGCGCTGCACGAAGGAAGAGCCGGAACTGCGGCTCGGTGACAACGAGCACTGGGCCGCATGCCACCTGAATGACCGCCCGGATGCCGAAAATCCGCTGACGGCCGCATCGCATTAA